One genomic segment of Actinoplanes ianthinogenes includes these proteins:
- the urtB gene encoding urea ABC transporter permease subunit UrtB, with product MTVVLSQLFTGISIGAVLLLIALGLSLTFGQMNVINMAHGELIMFGAYTVYVLQKVISGAGISLLVALPVAFVIAGLMGVLIEVLLIRRLYARPLDTLLVTWGVSLILQQAARDVFGAPNVQTRAPELLTGSIHLTDDLVVSSSRLFILVLALTAVGALSVVLKVSPLGRRIRAVVQNRDLASVSGLATGRVDRLTFFIGSGLAGIAGVALTLVGPIGPTMGTNIIVNAFLVVVVGGIGQLKGTVIVAFALGVVQSMVEYTTTVSVASVIVFLVIVAFLQWRPQGLFTLRTRSLA from the coding sequence GTGACTGTCGTCCTCAGCCAACTCTTCACCGGCATCAGCATCGGCGCGGTGCTGCTCCTCATCGCGCTCGGCCTGTCGCTCACCTTCGGCCAGATGAACGTGATCAACATGGCGCACGGCGAACTGATCATGTTCGGCGCCTACACCGTGTACGTGCTCCAGAAAGTGATCAGCGGGGCCGGGATCTCGCTGCTGGTGGCCCTGCCGGTGGCGTTCGTGATCGCCGGCCTGATGGGTGTGCTGATCGAGGTGCTGCTGATCCGCCGCCTGTACGCGCGCCCGCTGGACACGCTGCTGGTCACCTGGGGCGTCTCGCTGATCCTCCAGCAGGCGGCCCGGGACGTGTTCGGCGCGCCGAACGTGCAGACCCGGGCGCCGGAGCTGCTCACCGGCAGCATCCACCTCACCGACGACCTGGTCGTGTCGAGCAGCCGGCTGTTCATCCTGGTGCTGGCGCTGACCGCGGTGGGCGCGCTCAGTGTCGTCCTGAAAGTGTCTCCGCTCGGCCGGCGCATCCGTGCCGTGGTGCAGAACCGCGACCTGGCCTCGGTCTCCGGCCTGGCCACCGGCCGGGTCGACCGGCTGACCTTCTTCATCGGGTCCGGGCTGGCCGGGATCGCCGGGGTCGCGCTCACCCTGGTCGGCCCGATCGGCCCGACCATGGGCACCAACATCATCGTGAACGCGTTCCTGGTCGTGGTGGTGGGCGGCATCGGCCAGCTCAAGGGCACCGTGATCGTGGCGTTCGCGCTGGGCGTGGTGCAGTCCATGGTGGAGTACACCACCACGGTCAGCGTGGCCAGCGTGATCGTCTTCCTGGTGATCGTCGCCTTCCTCCAGTGGCGCCCGCAGGGTCTGTTCACCCTCCGGACGAGGAGCCTGGCATGA
- the urtA gene encoding urea ABC transporter substrate-binding protein — MAAFATLTACGAKTSDSTSSSAAGATIDTSGSSVKVGLLNSLSGTMAISEVTVRDSLKLAIDEINAAGGVLGKQIEPVSEDGASDWPTFAEKSQKLISQDHVAAVFGCWTSASRKAVKPVFEKNKSLLFYPVQYEGLEQSPYIFYTGATTNQQIVPGLDYLKAQGKTSLYLVGSDYVFPRTANKIIKAYATANGMKVLGEDYAPLGSTEFSTIVNKVKASGASAVFNTLNGDSNVAFFKEYKSAGLTAAAMPVVSVSIAEEEVKSIGTQYLAGQLTAWNYYQTTPGAANEKFVKAYKAKYGADKPTSDPMEAAYTSVYLWKAMVEKAGSFDVEKVKAAAAAGGITYDAPEGKVTVDGPTQHIFKTARIGKIGTDGLITEVWNSGEPIKPDPYLKGYPWAAGLS; from the coding sequence GTGGCAGCCTTCGCGACCCTTACCGCCTGTGGCGCCAAGACGTCCGACTCCACCTCGTCCTCCGCGGCCGGCGCGACGATCGACACCTCCGGCTCGTCGGTCAAGGTGGGCCTGCTGAACTCGCTCTCCGGCACCATGGCGATCAGCGAGGTGACCGTCCGGGACTCGCTCAAGCTGGCGATCGACGAGATCAACGCCGCCGGTGGCGTGCTCGGCAAGCAGATCGAGCCGGTCAGCGAGGACGGCGCGTCGGACTGGCCGACCTTCGCCGAGAAGTCGCAGAAGCTGATCAGCCAGGACCACGTCGCCGCGGTCTTCGGCTGCTGGACGTCGGCATCGCGCAAGGCGGTCAAGCCGGTCTTCGAGAAGAACAAGTCGCTGCTGTTCTACCCGGTGCAGTACGAGGGGCTGGAGCAGTCGCCGTACATCTTCTACACCGGCGCGACCACCAACCAGCAGATCGTGCCCGGCCTGGACTACCTGAAGGCGCAGGGCAAGACGTCGCTCTACCTGGTCGGCTCGGACTACGTCTTCCCGCGCACCGCCAACAAGATCATCAAGGCGTACGCCACGGCGAACGGCATGAAGGTGCTCGGCGAGGACTACGCGCCGCTGGGTTCCACCGAGTTCTCCACGATCGTCAACAAGGTGAAGGCGTCCGGGGCGTCCGCGGTCTTCAACACCCTCAACGGCGACAGCAACGTCGCGTTCTTCAAGGAGTACAAGTCGGCCGGCCTGACCGCCGCCGCGATGCCGGTGGTCTCCGTCTCGATCGCCGAGGAGGAGGTCAAGAGCATCGGCACCCAGTACCTGGCCGGGCAGCTCACCGCGTGGAACTACTACCAGACCACGCCGGGGGCGGCGAACGAGAAGTTCGTGAAGGCGTACAAGGCCAAGTACGGCGCGGACAAGCCGACCAGTGACCCGATGGAGGCCGCGTACACCTCGGTCTACCTGTGGAAGGCGATGGTCGAGAAGGCCGGCTCGTTCGACGTCGAGAAGGTGAAGGCGGCCGCGGCGGCCGGTGGGATCACCTACGACGCGCCGGAGGGCAAGGTCACTGTGGACGGCCCGACGCAGCACATCTTCAAGACCGCGCGGATCGGCAAGATCGGCACCGACGGCCTGATCACCGAGGTGTGGAACTCCGGCGAGCCGATCAAGCCGGACCCGTACCTCAAGGGCTACCCCTGGGCGGCCGGCCTCTCCTGA
- a CDS encoding substrate-binding domain-containing protein — MPFDVALVVPLRGPAGIFGPSAELCAQLAAEEVNRSGGVLGRELRLIPVDGGAPPAVVAAEVEALVSAGAVQGVTGWHISSVRQAVAPRIAGRVPYVYTALYEGGERTDGVFLTSETPDVQLFPAMRLLSRERTARRWYVIGNDYVWPRRTARAAHRYAATHGLHIVGESYVPLATADFSEALRRIEISSADAVLMLLVGMDAVRFNRAFARAGLPGRCLRLSTLMDENMLLASGAPATRDLFSTAGFFANMITPENLDFHGRYAGRFGPEAPPLGSLGESCYEGVLLLAALVEQAGDLDVRAIGAHAESVSYEGPRGLLRLHGRHVNQRIYLAEARGVDFDIVTQLP; from the coding sequence ATGCCTTTCGATGTCGCGCTGGTGGTGCCGCTGCGCGGCCCGGCCGGCATCTTCGGGCCAAGCGCCGAGTTGTGCGCGCAACTGGCCGCCGAGGAGGTCAACCGGTCCGGCGGGGTGCTCGGGCGCGAGCTGCGGCTGATCCCGGTCGACGGCGGCGCTCCGCCGGCCGTGGTGGCCGCCGAGGTGGAGGCGCTGGTCTCGGCCGGGGCGGTGCAGGGCGTGACCGGGTGGCACATCTCGTCGGTGCGGCAGGCGGTGGCGCCCCGAATCGCCGGCCGGGTGCCCTATGTGTACACGGCGCTCTACGAGGGCGGCGAGCGTACCGACGGGGTCTTCCTGACCAGCGAGACCCCGGACGTGCAGCTGTTCCCGGCGATGCGGCTGCTGTCCCGGGAGCGCACCGCCCGCCGGTGGTACGTGATCGGCAACGACTACGTGTGGCCGCGCCGGACCGCCCGGGCCGCACACCGCTACGCCGCCACGCACGGCCTGCACATCGTCGGCGAGAGCTACGTGCCGCTGGCCACCGCCGACTTCTCCGAGGCGCTGCGCCGGATCGAGATCTCCTCGGCCGACGCGGTGCTGATGCTGCTGGTCGGGATGGACGCGGTGCGGTTCAACCGGGCCTTCGCCCGGGCCGGGCTGCCCGGCCGCTGCCTGCGCCTGAGCACCCTGATGGACGAGAACATGTTGCTGGCCAGCGGCGCCCCGGCCACTCGCGACCTGTTCAGCACGGCCGGCTTCTTCGCCAACATGATCACTCCGGAGAACCTGGACTTCCACGGCCGGTACGCCGGCCGGTTCGGCCCGGAGGCACCGCCGCTGGGCAGCCTCGGCGAGTCCTGCTACGAGGGTGTGCTGCTGCTGGCCGCGCTCGTCGAGCAGGCCGGCGACCTGGACGTCCGGGCGATCGGCGCGCACGCCGAGTCGGTGTCCTACGAGGGCCCGCGCGGGCTGCTCCGGCTGCACGGCCGGCACGTGAACCAGCGGATCTACCTCGCCGAGGCGCGCGGTGTCGACTTCGACATCGTGACCCAGCTGCCTTGA
- a CDS encoding MarR family winged helix-turn-helix transcriptional regulator — MRGPTDLLYLLTRAERLLARRLSGILDAEGCSPDAWRVLTLLADGRGHFMTELSERAFLPPGSLTRLIDHLVEENLVYRRGDDLDRRRIKVHLTARGRRFHQRVDQRIRATLADVPLGDSLTGLVEALECSPGHTFAARQSR, encoded by the coding sequence ATGCGGGGACCCACGGATCTTCTGTACCTGCTGACCCGGGCCGAGCGGCTGCTCGCCCGCCGACTGTCCGGCATCCTCGACGCCGAGGGCTGCTCGCCCGACGCGTGGCGGGTGCTCACCCTGCTCGCCGACGGGCGGGGCCACTTCATGACCGAGCTCTCCGAGCGGGCCTTCCTGCCGCCGGGCAGCCTGACCCGGCTGATCGACCACCTGGTCGAGGAGAACCTGGTCTACCGACGCGGGGACGACCTGGACCGGCGGCGGATCAAGGTGCACCTGACCGCCCGCGGCCGTCGCTTCCACCAGCGGGTGGACCAGCGCATCCGGGCCACGCTGGCCGACGTGCCGCTCGGCGACAGCCTCACCGGTCTGGTGGAGGCGCTGGAGTGTAGCCCGGGTCATACTTTTGCAGCGCGGCAAAGCCGCTAG
- a CDS encoding DUF6250 domain-containing protein, translating into MDGPGLPPVDLDRFLSRFRRAAAAPATHPDDRVAGNRPLVFDYTDPDPYLRGWVAFRTVASHFHIQDFTVWRPPTV; encoded by the coding sequence GTGGACGGTCCGGGGCTACCTCCAGTCGACCTTGACCGATTTCTATCTCGGTTTCGGCGGGCAGCTGCCGCCCCGGCCACGCATCCGGACGACCGCGTCGCCGGCAACCGCCCGCTGGTCTTCGACTACACCGACCCGGATCCGTACCTCCGCGGGTGGGTCGCCTTCCGTACGGTGGCCAGCCACTTCCACATCCAGGACTTCACCGTTTGGAGACCACCCACCGTGTAG
- a CDS encoding extracellular solute-binding protein codes for MPDLYSRRSFIAGVLTAGMLSTAAGYLFTRRTPVTLTLVTGVDNTGGRNLLINLWNRFHPDVTIRVVTVNSSTQDQYDQFVNTPADIYNLDVIHIPRFAARDRIAPIEAPDGITLLRPVQRVSQVEEGSAPLWAVPFNTDVGMLYRRITDKAATGPEPTLDSVIAENRQFTGQLATEGSVTDEAFVINVLEQALAQDRTIVDERGVVSTSLGQWQRALAPLAEALRRNRIVTAAGEENTNAAFQTGTLRYMRNWPVWYPKIDREERAKPRTAAIRLGRLPIGILGGQGLAIAKDTEHREEATAVIHFLTGMPAQKLLATYGFAPTAQEAYNDPEVKAAVPHLDIVRSAVEDAHPRPMSAGYADFARVFRQHTYDYLYRRVALTDGFVEGMREALR; via the coding sequence ATGCCGGACCTGTATTCGCGGCGATCCTTCATCGCCGGAGTGCTGACCGCGGGGATGCTGTCCACCGCCGCCGGCTACCTGTTCACCCGTCGCACCCCGGTGACCCTCACGCTGGTCACCGGGGTCGACAACACCGGCGGCCGCAACCTGCTGATCAACCTGTGGAACAGGTTCCATCCGGACGTGACCATCAGGGTGGTCACGGTCAACAGCTCCACCCAGGACCAGTACGACCAGTTCGTCAACACCCCGGCCGACATCTACAACCTCGACGTCATCCACATCCCGCGCTTCGCCGCCCGGGACCGGATCGCCCCGATCGAGGCGCCGGACGGCATCACCCTGCTGCGGCCGGTGCAGCGGGTCAGCCAGGTCGAGGAGGGCTCGGCGCCGCTCTGGGCGGTCCCGTTCAACACCGACGTCGGCATGCTGTACCGCCGGATCACCGACAAGGCGGCCACCGGTCCGGAACCCACGCTGGACTCCGTGATCGCCGAGAACCGGCAGTTCACCGGGCAGCTCGCCACCGAGGGCTCGGTCACCGACGAGGCCTTCGTGATCAATGTGCTGGAGCAGGCGCTCGCCCAGGACCGGACCATCGTCGACGAGCGGGGTGTCGTCTCGACCAGCCTCGGCCAGTGGCAGCGGGCCCTCGCGCCGCTCGCCGAGGCGCTGCGCCGCAACCGGATCGTGACGGCGGCCGGCGAGGAGAACACCAACGCCGCGTTCCAGACCGGCACCCTGCGCTACATGCGGAACTGGCCGGTCTGGTACCCGAAGATCGACCGCGAGGAGCGGGCCAAGCCGCGGACCGCGGCCATCCGGCTGGGCCGGTTGCCGATCGGGATCCTCGGCGGGCAGGGGCTGGCGATCGCCAAGGACACCGAACACCGCGAGGAGGCCACCGCGGTGATTCACTTCCTGACCGGCATGCCGGCGCAGAAACTGCTGGCCACCTACGGGTTCGCGCCGACCGCGCAGGAGGCCTACAACGACCCGGAGGTGAAGGCGGCGGTGCCGCATCTCGACATCGTCCGGTCCGCGGTGGAGGACGCGCACCCGCGCCCGATGAGCGCCGGGTACGCCGATTTCGCCCGGGTCTTCCGTCAGCACACCTACGACTACCTGTACCGGCGGGTCGCGCTCACCGACGGTTTCGTCGAGGGCATGCGGGAGGCGTTGCGGTGA